One genomic segment of Sminthopsis crassicaudata isolate SCR6 chromosome 4, ASM4859323v1, whole genome shotgun sequence includes these proteins:
- the EHHADH gene encoding peroxisomal bifunctional enzyme, with protein MADYHLLDGSVAVIRLRNPPLNTLSNPVLEDLIDSLRKADTDLAVKSIVICGADGKFSAGADIRVFSTPRKLTVLLGSIIDVLQKTEKPTVAAIQHLALGGGLELALGCHYRIADAKARVGLPEVTIGLLPGARGTQLLPRLIGVPAALDLITSGRHVLAPEALKLGILDKVVTTDPVEEAIKLAKNLSGQSISSRRLMMRQVQNLPNMDTIFQETLLRMKKQYPGCISREACVQAVRNAVQYSYSEGSEREKELFQYLLNLGQAQALQYAFFAERTVRKWSTPSGASWKTSSGKPISSAAVVGLGTMGRGIVISLIRADIPVIAMEQNEQQLDQAKRTILSTLEREASKRKRSGQEWRQPSLQFTNSLDEVAGVDLVIEAVFEEMELKKRVFGSLSARCQPSALLCTNTSALDIDEIALCTGRPHQVIGTHFFAPAHLMNLLEVIPSRYSSPTTIATIMGLAKTLQKVGVIVGNCFGFVGNRLLLAFNEQNYFLLEDGSRPEEIDQVLEKFGFRMGPFRVMDLSGLDVGWKSRKDRGLTGPTLAPGTPLRQRGSRRYCPIPDILCEHGRLGQKTGKGWYQYDKPMGRNPQPDPWLSKFLSEYRQKHEIKPRAITSKEILERSVYSLINEGFRILEEGMAAGPEHIDVIYNNGYGWPRHRGGPMFYASTVGLPTVVEKLQMYYQKNLDVPKLEPCNLLKKLASQGNPPLQEWQRLGRLQTSNL; from the exons ATGGCTGACTACCATCTCTTGGACGGCTCTGTGGCTGTGATCCGCCTCCGGAACCCGCCTCTCAACACCCTCAG TAACCCAGTGCTAGAAGACTTGATTGACAGCCTGAGAAAAGCTGACACCGACCTGGCTGTGAAATCCATCGTCATCTGTGGAGCAGATGGAAAGTTCTCTGCAG GCGCCGATATTCGGGTCTTTAGCACCCCCAGAAAGTTGACGGTTTTACTGGGCTCAATAATCGATGTTCTTCAGAAAACAGAGAAGCCTACGGTGGCCGCCATCCAGCACCTGGCTCTGGGAGGAGGCTTGGAATTGGCGCTGGGATGTCACTACAGGATTGCAGATGCCAAG GCTCGCGTTGGTCTCCCAGAGGTCACCATTGGACTTCTCCCTGGTGCACGAGGTACCCAGCTTCTGCCCAGACTCATTGGAGTACCTGCGGCCCTTGACCTGATCACCTCAG GGAGACACGTTCTGGCTCCTGAGGCGCTCAAACTGGGAATACTGGACAAAGTTGTGACCACCGATCCAGTTGAGGAAGCCATCAAATTGGCCAAAAATCTTTCAG GTCAATCCATAAGCTCTCGAAGACTCATGATGAGGCAGGTGCAGAACCTGCCAAATATGGACACCATTTTCCAGGAAACCCTGCTTAGGATGAAGAAACAGTACCCAGGGTGTATTTCTCGGGAAGCCTGTGTCCAAGCCGTCCGGAACGCTGTCCAATACTCCTACTCggaagggagtgagagagagaaagagctgtTCCAATACCTTTTGAATTTAGGACAAGCTCAAGCCCTGCAGTATGCTTTCTTTGCTGAGAGAACCGTGAGAAAATGGTCAACTCCCTCCGGGGCATCGTGGAAAACGTCCTCAGGGAAGCCCATTTCATCTGCAGCGGTAGTGG GTCTGGGAACCATGGGGAGAGGGATCGTCATCTCCCTGATCAGGGCTGACATCCCTGTAATTGCCATGGAACAGAATGAGCAGCAGCTGGACCAGGCCAAGAGGACGATCCTTTCCACCTTAGAACGAGAAGCCTCTAAGCGGAAGCGGAGCGGCCAGGAGTGGAGACAGCCCAGCCTCCAGTTCACCAACTCCCTGGACGAGGTCGCGGGCGTGGACTTGGTGATCGAAGCCGTCTTTGAGGAAATGGAACTGAAGAAGCGGGTGTTCGGCAGCTTGTCCGCCAGATGCCAGCCCTCGGCCCTGCTGTGCACCAACACCTCGGCCCTGGACATCGACGAGATCGCCCTGTGCACCGGCCGTCCTCACCAGGTCATCGGCACCCATTTCTTCGCCCCGGCTCACCTGATGAATCTGCTGGAGGTCATCCCTAGCCGATACTCGTCCCCTACGACCATTGCTACCATCATGGGCTTGGCCAAAACCCTTCAGAAGGTTGGGGTCATCGTTGGAAATTGCTTTGGATTTGTCGGCAATCGGTTGCTGTTGGCTTTCAACGAGCAGAATTATTTCTTGTTAGAAGATGGGAGCCGGCCGGAAGAAATCGATCAGGTGCTGGAAAAGTTTGGTTTCAGAATGGGTCCTTTCCGAGTGATGGATCTGTCTGGGCTGGATGTGGGCTGGAAATCACGGAAGGATCGGGGTCTCACGGGACCCACGTTAGCCCCAGGAACACCTCTGCGCCAACGTGGCAGCCGTCGGTATTGCCCGATTCCTGACATCCTCTGTGAACATGGAAGACTGGGTCAGAAGACTGGCAAAGGCTGGTACCAGTATGACAAACCGATGGGCAGGAACCCCCAGCCCGACCCCTGGCTCTCCAAGTTCTTATCTGAGTACCGGCAAAAGCATGAGATCAAGCCGCGGGCCATCACCTCCAAGGAAATCCTGGAGCGTTCTGTGTACTCCCTCATCAATGAAGGCTTTCGCATTCTGGAGGAAGGCATGGCCGCCGGCCCAGAGCACATCGATGTGATTTATAACAATGGCTACGGATGGCCGAGGCACAGGGGGGGACCCATGTTCTACGCTTCCACGGTGGGGCTCCCCACAGTGGTGGAGAAGTTACAGATGTATTACCAGAAGAATCTGGATGTCCCCAAGCTGGAGCCCTGCAACCTTCTGAAAAAGCTGGCTTCCCAAGGGAACCCTCCCCTTCAGGAATGGCAGCGCTTGGGGAGGCTGCAGACCAGCAACCTGTGA